A segment of the Lycium ferocissimum isolate CSIRO_LF1 chromosome 10, AGI_CSIRO_Lferr_CH_V1, whole genome shotgun sequence genome:
CAACACGTGGTTGAAAATTGACCCAAGTTGTATAACATTACTCTTGTTGTATACTCCCTCCGGAAGAGTGTTCActtgctaaattaaaaaaattaaatttatttctattaagtgctatgtgatcaaattcaaaaatctacTTAATTatgggtagtttagtcaaattacattattttttttaggagTTACTATTTTCTTAAAGGATGTGCAAATGATTAAGTGGACAttcttttgatccggagggagtattgatTTGACATACACCTCAAGGAGCCATAAATAGAATAACAATATTTTTATATCCACTCATTAATTATTACTAAGTTATCTAATTATTGAAATTAATCAAACATGCTTTAAAAGTTGCGTAAGCCACTAACAATTAGTTGAAGTTTCTAACttaataaacaataataaggataaactaggtatgaaatgataaattattttttgattttccaaactagacaagtaaaagtgaacatttattttttgtatacatgacaagtaaaaatagacggagggagtactttgtatctctttttttttttaaaggcttaTATCGAGTTTAGGATGTAAAAAATTCAATATTGCTGGTTTTAGTGCAATATATTAAAGAAAGACTTCATTTTTAGTGCTCGAAATTAAGAtttctaattaaaattttaaaaaaaatttacctATTCTACCACACACTTAGGTAGTTTACACCTTTatctctatttatttatttgacaCCAATTTTTCTCGTCTGAAAAGACTACATATAATATAGAAACtctaattatttatattttaatttttatcattTGTAAGATGCTTTTTAGTGATTGAGAGATTTTTGTGCATCCCAGTCTAAATGTACTTTTTTATTCTATATATgttaaagttattttttaaaaattttgtccAATCATATAAAGCAAATTCAGGGAAAGAGTACAATATTACTGCCAGCCAACGCCTTTACCTCATGCGCTAACTCACCTAACTTCCCCAACCAATCGCTAAAATACGCCGGCTGATGCCATACGTCAtatttcccccccccccccccccccccttttttttttttggtggtttCCAGTTCCTTGTGTCGGGTCTCCTCATTGGAGCTCGGCTATATTCAACTTCGCGTCGTATAGGGCACATTCAGGGAAAACACTCTTTATTAAGGATTTTTTCATACCCAAGACTCTAATCCGAGGCTTCTGGTTAAGGGAAGAGCAACCTCATTCGCTGCACCACATCTCTAGTGGTGTCCTATtcccttctttttgtttttttgatttCCCAGTCTTGGTATCCGGTATCAGCATTGAAGTCCGACTATATACCGATTTGCACCGCTTAGGACACATTCGGGGAAAGCTCTCCCTATTAAGGATTTTTCCATACCAAATCTCGAATCCGAGGTCTCTGGTTAAGGGAGAATAAGCCCTATCcgctgcaccacatcctttggtggtGTCCTATTCCCTTCCCCCTCTTGGTTCCTCTTATTCTAGAAATTGAGATTAACGTACCTGGATCGAGTGTTTACATCCAATTAATAAATGCAACACATGTATCTTTGGTATAACTGTTTATTActtacaacaataacatacccaaatgtaatcccacaagtatAAATGCTTATCACTTAATCATTATTAATTGACCTgatttcttaccttatttttttagttaacttagattaaaattattaattaggtGTAAACGCCTAATGCAGATAAGTATTACCAATTAGCATGGCATGAGGGTGAGAATCTCTTAATACACAGATCTTTATTTAGGAAAAGTTACACAATTGatactcggccaaaataattaCAGTCGCTAgcaaaatttacaaaaattatacacTAGTTATTCGATTAGTATTATTTTGGTATGTAACTATATAGTTAAAAATCCCCTTTATTTATGTGCAACATACAATATGTGGTCAGGGTGGGGTTAGTGGCAAAATCAATAATTTCGCTAAGAGAGTTCAAACTttctaaatatatttaaaaaataatttttaatctaTATATGCAGtattatatattttctataaacaaagtattccctccgtcccaaaaaatTATCTTACTTTTCTTACTAGTTTGTTAAAAAAGGTTggtacatttctatatttagaaatattttaattttataagatgatttacaatcatacaaatatttaaagcttgttttggaccatacatttcaaaaattatcctTTATTGcttaaatttcgtgtcaaattaaattaagaaaatctttttgagacggaggaagtataACTTTTTCGACCAAATGGAGAAGCATATAACATATTAGACAGAAAAAAGTAGGTAGGAAAAGGTCtggagataatagtcaaaataccccccaacgtttgaccaaaatgccaactacacacctaacctttgcgttggtcctattacccccctggacaaattttttcagtattaaaatgccccttttttgtCGATGTGGACGAAAGAAATCAAGACACTTTCTTTACATGgcgttaaatttttttaaaaaacaaagatCTAACGTGTTTTGGAGAGCCAAATGGTGCCACGTAGATGCCACATAGatgccacatagataaatttaaattccctccatttttaggctacttcatcttcttcttcacccaaTTTAATACCCATCTCCATTCTTTTTGCCAAATAATacccattataaatttagagctaggatagtgattatttttataatcactgttttcccaaatcaaattcaaaaaaaaaaaaaaaaatctgaagaaaaaaaaacgaaaatctgaaaaaaaaaaaaaaaagttgaaaatctaatcttgttaaagaaaatctgattgaaagttgcttgtttggagttgctacttgttgcttggttggagttgtttaagcactaattctttgagttgatttggggagaaaattaggagaaaattaaactccattgctagaAATTTAGAGAAAgttatgaagaacaccaagtgggtttctttaaattcttgattgtttgatcaaattaatggatgaactttgttctacttggtgttaagaagcttcctttcacatttgggttttttcccaaatcaaattcaaaaaaaaaaatctgaagaaaaaaaaaacgaaaatctggaaaaaaaaaaaaaagttgaaaatctaatcttgttaaaaaaaatctgattgaaagttgcttgtttggaaatgctacttgttgcttggttggagttgtttaagcactaattatttgagttgatttgggggaaaaattaaactccattgctaggaatttggagaaagctatgaagaacaccaagtgggtttctttaaattcttgattgtttgatcaaattaatggatgaattttgttctatttggtgttaggaagcttcctttcacatttgggtttttttggatcaaatttgaggaagttggtgtgatttttttttttcaactcctaatgatgatgatgatgatgttgatgaagaagaaggagaatggGGTATGGGTTTTTGGATCGTCAAACTGAAAATGGAGTGTGAAAAattgagagtttttttttttttttttttttttttgaagaagagtagatAGATGGAGGaaggggaaattaataaaaaatgaggagaaattAAAGATGTAGACGCGGGCGGGCGCGTGTATAAAGACCTGTTAATAATTGGGGGTTGTTATATTTGATCGCCACATCAAAGAAAAAAGCATTTTAATgcgaaaaaatttgtccaggggtaatgaccaacgcaaaggttagatgtgtagttggcattttggtcaaacgttggggggtattttgactattatctcaaaAGGTCTGCTTGTATGTTTTTTGGTACTTCTTTTTTTGGTCCCTGTTGCATATAAGGCAAATACATaaatttctaatttatttttggtaaatacataaatttttaatACTACTCCACTACTATAGtaagtatttttatatatagtgGGGCTGGTCAAGATTCAGTTACCATATAGTTGTGTAAAGTCCTGTCATAAGGCCACCATAAGCCTGTTGTCTTTCTTTGTGTGTTGTGTTTAGAGAATCAAGAAAATCTTGGTGACCCAATTCAAGAATCCTCAAGATAGTTAATTGGTACTTTCCATTTTGCtccttcttcttgttttctgtTCTTTCTtggtgttggggggggggggggggtgagggtGAGGGTGAAAGTTGTCACCTTAAGTGTTTTTTGTTAATTGCAAAAGAtttgtttttttggtttaaagtttattttttggTGGTTAATGGAGTAtgtacttgtttttttttttttttgctgagtTTTATGGTTGTGGGATTTGGTAGATTTATTAGTTGTCTGTTGTGGGCTATGTTTCTTCTGTTACATTATTGAATGTTTGGTGTGTCCAACTGTTGATTTTGAATGGTCGTTTTGCTGTTCTTTTACACAACTCTGATTTTAAGTGTTTGTTTGAGCTGTTAACATTATTGACTGTTGCTGTAAAAGCTTTGATGGCTATggttcatacacacacacatatagccCAACCAAACAAGTCCCATCCCCCAAATATAGGTACAGTGTACAAGCACCTCTAGGGGTCGTTTAGTAGTTGGTTAGgagtaagttattcatgtattaaaatcCTGGATAAGTAATACCGTGTTTGGTAGTTAGATATGAGGTGAGTTATTCATGTACAATATTAGTACAGTGTTTGatttgcaatttagaaacccgcataactaatacatgtataagtgaTGAGGGAATCtgtgtattattttatgcagggcAAAAGGTGGAATTGCTAATACGTGAAAAGCTAAACCTTGCataactaatacctgcataaaataatacaaagaTTCCTCATAACTAATCCATGTATTACTAATAACTGCATAATTCTAACCaactaccaaacgaccccttagggGGTTAGTTTAGGCTTCTTAATTGGCTTTCTTTGGTAACTTGTTATTCTTACTCTTTCCAGTCTTTCATGATTGgtcaactttcttttttttctttatacttGCTTTACACTCTTGTGTTTCAAGTGTCTCTTCTCTGGGATTGGTAATGCTGATTCTCTCTATTTTTGTTTTCCCTTTTGCTCTCTTGTTCTTTTGTCTGAGATATTTTTACATTTGTTTCCTAGAAGCTACAGTTTGCTATTCTCAGAACATCAtggatgatgaatatgaaaaatttATCAGAAGAATGAATCCACCAAGGTACTATTTCTATTGTTACTTTCAACTTTAATACATTACCATTAAGTCTTGGCATTTACTCTCATGCTCACTGTCTTTCTGTCAGAGTGGTAATTGACAATGAATCTTGCAAAAATGCTACTACTATACAGGTATTTCTGAGTTTAGGTTATTTGTTTTTAGGCTCTAaattgttgatgatataaaggGAATATTTCCAATATTGTGAATCTTTTGTTTCCTGATGCAGGTGGATAGTGCTAATAAACATGGAATACTTCTAGAGGTGGTACAAGTTCTAACTGATCTTAATCTTGTTATCACGAAGGCTTATATTTCCTCTGATGGTGGATGGTTCATGGACGGTAATCATCTTTGTTTTTCCTTTCCGTTCCGTCTAATTCATTGTTAATCCATCGTTAAATTACTCGTAGTAAACAAAACTTTGATAATCCGTCGCTAATCTGTAGCTAAATAGAATTTGTgatggattttgttgtttagctaTAGAAGAATTTGTCCGTCGCTAATTCCTATTCTTTTTAAGTAGTGCGTTCACTTTGAAAAAGGAATTTATCACATCGTTTAGGGGTAATTTGAAAGTTGATACTCTTTTGGCAGTTTTCAATGTGACTAATCAAGAAGGGAACAAGATTACAGATGAAGCAATGTTGGATTATATCATGAAGGTGGGCTAGCTGTATCCAGTGTgtggtacttattcttttgcaTTATAATGTGGAAAAGCAACTgacttttttgttgtttttattgCCAGTCTCTTGGTCCAGATTCTTGTTTCGCGTCATCGATGAGAAGATCAGTTGGGGTTACTACGGGAATGGACCACACTTCAATCGAATTAATTGGAAGTGATAGACCAGGCTTATTGTCTGAGGTCAGCGCCGTCCTCACCAATCTCAAGTGCAATGTGTTAAATGCCGAGGTGTGGACCCATAACACCCGAGCAGCAGCTATAATGCAAGTTACCGATGAGGAAAACGGAGGTGCAATTACTGACCCGGAAAAGTTGTCTATGATGAAGAAACTCTTGTGCAATGTACTTAGGGGTAGCAATAAATTAAGGGATGCTAAGACGATAGTATCCGATGGGGTCTCTCATACCGAGAGAAGGCTTCACCAGCTGATGTTTGCGGACCGAGATTATGAACGTATGGCTGATGAAGGATTGGATGATAAAGATAGGCCTAATGTGAATGTTGTTAATTGGCAAGATAAGGACTACTCCGTTGTGACAATCCGGTGCAAGGATAGACCAAAGCTTCTCTTTGATACTATTTGTACATTGACAGATATGCAGTATGTGGTTTTCCATGGCAATGTTGATGCTGGAGGACCAGTAGCCCACCAGGTTCTACAATTTCCTATTGATCTCCGGATTACATTTTTGGATCTCTCAAAAGAATAATATCCATCAAATGTATAGCTTTTGTatgttaagtataaatatacatattgtatacaTATAGGTTTTGTAAATTTTGGCTAGAGCCCATAATTAATTTCGACTGGCCAAGAATGAAAAAAACCCTTATTATTACTATGCtcaacaaggatgtatttttttgaaaatttgtgaaCTAATATGATAAACTCTGTTCTCATTGAAGGAGTACTGCATAAGACATATAGATGGATCCCCGGTGAAATCAGACGCAGAACGGCAAAGAGTGATTCAATGTCTCGAAGCAGCAATAGAAAGACGAGTATCTGAGGTTAGCACTAATGATTTACTTTTAAAGACGAGTATCTGAGGTTAGCACTAATGATTTACTTTCTAAAATCAGTTTAGGTCCATTTTTCGACATTTTATTCAGCTCTAGCCTAGCTTAACTAGTATGATAAAATTTGTTCTCTTAATTCATTGATTAAGAATTAAGAGACTTAGTGagcttttctttctattttgcCTTCGAAATGGTGATACcttttttttgaactttctaGTCCAATGTGGGGTGGACAAGACAAACTTTgaagtgtattttatttattaggGTAAAGGTGTCTCTCTTAGCTTGTCTAGTGCATGCTTCTGGCAATCTATGTGTCTATTAGTTGTCTGATGATGTCTTACCCCCATTGTCTGTTCTACAATTTAATATATTGCCTCAGTTATGTCAGATAGGTTTGGATATATcctcttggaaaaaaaaattgtagttcTATAATGTCATTTTCTTGTCTTGTAGGCTTTGGATTCCATTTTCACCGAATACAGTCAACtctatctacaataacatcatttatCTCGATATTTTTTTGGTTGCTATAGCGAAATGCTATTATAGACAACATATAATATAGCATAACATGAAAGATCGATTCCACAAAAAACATGACaattatagtgaaatgttgttataaaggatgattgttatagagaggtctcaCTATATATGGTTTTCTTGTGTTTGTCCAGGGGTTGAAGCTAGAACTATGTACCACGGACAGAGTAGGACTATTGTCCAATGTTACTAGGATCTTCCGCGAGAACAGCCTCACCGTCACCAGAGCAGAAGTGACAACTAGAGCAGGCAAAGCTCTAAATGTATTTTACGTTCGCGATTCATCAGGATATCCTGTTGATGCCAAGATCATAGAATCTGTTCGTCAAACAATTGGACAGACAATACTTAGAGTGAAAGGCAACATTGAAGGGTTAAATCCCGTTCCGCAAGAATCTCCAACTAGGTTCCTTTTTGGTGGTCTATTCAAGTCCAGATCTTTTTGTAATTTCGGGTTGGTTAGGTcatattcttgaaaaaaaaacagaatCTAGTCCTCATTCGGTGTACATTCGATCCCCTCTGCATCAACCTACATTGGTTCATCCTAGGTTTTAGATCTAGTTTACCAAAAGTTGATTAATATATGAAGCAATATCTTTGAGGTTTAAAGGCAAAGATGATGTCAATTGTGTTATTATGTTTTTTCAATCGTTCTGCCTTGTTCATTGGTTATGATTCAACACCAAATTGGTCCAGAGATGAGCTATATAAAGTGCTTCTAAGCCAATTTGATCAGTTTATAAGTTTAGTCAAACACCCTCTTACTCGTATTTCAGCTAATTAGAGAACAATGATGAACCTTAATTGTTTGGAAGGGTTAAATatcgagaaaatgacaaaaaatggtcccttatatttgatggtaggttcaaaatagttccTTTAAGCATATATtgaacagttttggtcctttaagtttgtcaaaagttgACACTTTTAGTTTCTgttaaatatttaacaatttataTTTGTTAGCTTTGATGGGAATAGTGGAAAAATATTTAAACCATAAACACCAAGAAAGTTCAATCAAATACTAAAACATGCAACACAAAAACTTGCACTAGACACTAAAAAGAGATAAAACAATTAACTTTTGATAAATTTTAAGTATCAAAATTGTCCACGGCATACTTAAAAGTCTATTTTAAACCTATCCTCAAACATAATGGAtttaattttgtcattttctcggTTAAACATCATAGgtgttagatttttttttttttttaattaaagacaAGGTCATCAAGCacattattttttcttaatatgtggaGCCATCCACCTTTGACTAGATAATCCTATTGGTTTAACTGTCCAAGAGATCGCGGCGGTTTGTCACTTTTGATTTTGGTGATTATTAATGATGAGCTTAGCATAAAAAACCGATTAGTTTATTTGGATTGTCGTGGATTAATTGGATTACTTCTACTTTTATGATTGGAGCATTCTAGCTTcattttttcctctttcaatAATGTTTTTGGTACTTTCAAAACTTTTAACTAAATCCCATTTTTGGTATCTTGGTAGGGGAGTTTAGACCAAAGGTGTTTGTCCTTTTGTATATTTAGGCCCTTATTGGTATTCAGTTCGGAGTGaagatttttaatttaagaattATGGGGACGGCAACTATTTTTGCTTACTGAGGTTTTAATAGgttatttataattataaataattttttaacacaaatataCTATTTGAGCCGAAGTTATTGAATTTTACAAAATTTGTTGCCAGCATTAGGGCTCCACCCTGACTTTGAAGGTCGAACTAGTCGCTTCGCTtgataataataaaaagtaCGGTAACAAATACACGGAAACATATACATGGACTActtacttttattattttaaaaaaatattatacggGATTAAATATGAAACTTTTAATTCATTTGAATTGTCACCAAGTTTACTCTATAATTGTTCACATGCTACTCTTTTTGTTCCAATTTATAtgtcatattttctttttaatttatcccaaaaagaattaaaactttttatttataaataatttaatattaaactttttattttatccttaatgagataatttatggccacataaatattcatgacttgttttaggctataaatttaaaaatgatttctaacttttcaaaaatttcgTGTCTAGACAAATAaagccacataaattgaaaccgCAGAAATTATTTCTAGAGCTTTTGTGGATGAAACACTGCCATGTATGTTTTGGCGGTCGAAATGTTTTTCCATAATCGAAAGATATAGAAAGGACTAGATGTAGATGTAGACAAATTAATCATAAAAAGATTAATTTTCACTTAGCTTTTTCCTCTTTCAAACATTTGAGAGACTAAAATTAgctttaaaaagaaatatatgGATAGAGTTGGAGCCACTCTTTGTGACATCATTATTCTTTTTCTCCCTTCCCTTGCTCTAGGGAGTGGGTCACTTTTGCAAATTTTAAAAAGTCCAATCCTAGAAGTAGTAGTGGAAAGAAGGCACAAAATGAGAAAGTGATCCAATTGATTTTCCTTTTGACCAAATAAtgcaaaaggaaaggaaaatggtgcTATTTGAATATCCAATGTACACAACTAAGAAAAGACATTCAAAAATGGTGAAAGAAGTGGAAGGAAAGGAAATGAGTCCTCTTTTGTAGAGTGGCATTGCTATCCAACCAAGTAAAGGAAATTCAATCCCCTCTTCAACCTGTGCATGATTGGTCCCATTCagtggcggattcaggattttcactcaggggattcgaaaaaaataataaaagctaaatataaaaaataatgttgttgatgggAATCGAACCTAGAATGCTAGAGATTATTTTGAACACCCTAGACCACTTAAGCCAAGCATTTGCATttattcagggtgttcaaaagttaatatatgtacataaacacaaaaaatctaCCCTacatatacactgtaattttttgccgagggtgttcgggtgaacaccctcggaTACCTCTAAATCCGCCCCTGGTCCCATTATGAAAGAAATTAcctatatattatagtattaaaattaaactaatgaaTATGTGATCTTtgctttttatatatacatttatcattAATCGTGGTTAATTAATATAGATTAAGAAAAAAGTATAAATTTGTCATTGTATTATTCAAAATTGAGTAGTTTTATCCTCTGTTAAACTTTTGGTCCATTCATGCTCCTGCCATTATCAAAATCATCTTATATTTGCTCCTGCTATTAAAGGAGCTCCAACATAAATtgtcttcaagaaaaaaagttcGAATTTACCCTTCAACTTTTGATTATGAATTAAAATTACCCTTACGCTGAATATTCAATAGCGGGTCAACAGTGGCGGAGCTAAGATTCATATTAAGGGGTGTCAAAAAATATTGATATGTCACAACCCAAGTTCGAACACGCAACCTTAGTGAGAATTGCAATCCCTTAGCCGCTGTGCCAAACCTTCAGCTTGTATCAAGAGGTGTCAGTACAGGTGTACTTACttataaaatcaaattttcacaTATCTATACAATGTAACTTTCCAGCGAAAGAGTGTCGCTCGACACCCCTCGGGAAAGGGTAGCTCCCCCGGGGGTCAAGTGTAAAAAGTAGATTTCCCCCAAAGGTAGGTGTGCTATTAAAAAAAGTTTAACTTATGGTAAAGttattcaattttaaatttagCCCCATTCTCTATATTTTATTACCTTAATTTATCACTCAATCATAGTAAATTAATGGAATCCGTGTAACTATCGAGTATGAGTAAGAAAAAATTTATGTAGAAAAAATTTATGTCCGTCATTATAGCTTTGGTGCTCTAACCTAAGATGATAGATGTTGGGTTTGCCACTtggcttgtttttcttgtgttAAGTGGAGTCCTTGATTCTATCAACAAggttttttggatggaaatttgAGACCACTttttgtactccctccgtttcaaattatttatcgtgattactaaaaatagtcatcatttagaagttcaagacgcaattaattttttttttctcattttatcttTAGCAGAATTTTGTCTTAGTGGAGACGGCACATacataaagtaaatatttaatgaataaatattataacttagacataaataagaataaagataattaaatatccctcataattaatatttattaaggAAGATGTGAAAcaaaaaaagacaaataatttgagacggagggagtaactgaTAATTTTGTGTTTGACTCCTGAAACGCCAGCACTAACTTTTGTATgcgtttcaattttttttccgacATGGAGGAATTTGGCCAGCTTTGTTACTAGTTTGGATGACACAAATtaagttgttgttatgtaaaACGACTAAGAATACATGCCGTCATGTCGTCATGATTATGATTGTCTTGCGGATGGTTAGAATACTAGTCATcgaattttccttttgttttattCATCTTGAGTATTACTCCCCTCGGTTCAAAAAAAGAGTTCAtttagtatttatttttttatttaaaaagaatgttcacttaccaaatcaagaaagaattaatcttactTTTTTAGATTTTCCCTTATTAAGTGCTAAGTGACCAAATATCAATACCCATTTAATTAGGGACATTTTAATCAAATTACCTACTTTTGTCTAGGAATTAGTATTCTCTTAAGAGGTGCGCAAAtgactaagtggacactcttttctAGAGCGAGTAATAAGATGTAATTTTAaagtatcatttttttaatgtatGACTTACATTCTACAATGATGTAAACAGAATTTTCAAAAGCAGTGCCAAGatttaaaaaagtcaaaaaataaaaagatcgATCACTATAATAACAAGCGGTATTATTGATTAAAGTGTAATAAAATGTCTTAAACTTGAACATTATTCGCGAAATATCTAGGTTATAGGTAATCTCCCGTTCCCACCATCGAGAGACTTTAATAATTATAGCATGCCTGAGACGGAGAGTTGAGGTAATTAGACCTATACCCAAAATGTTCTCGATAGGAGCCTATTGTTATTCTTATGATTGTTGGAGGTGGAATGATATGCGAAATAAATACTCAGCCCGCAACGTCAGATAACTATGTGCAATATGTGGCCCACACCTCCTACTTGTTCAGGAGGGCAGCATGAACTCTGATTGATTCGGGTATGCAATCCCCTCTAGACTAGGGGATTATCCCTTCCTCGTCTCTTCCATACTTTCTTGGATGCACAGTTGATCTCGTTGCCAAAGACCTTTATAGGGTGCGACCCTTATTGGAACAAAACAAATTACCCTTACGAGATGTGGGCTCAATTCCTGTTATCCCTCATCCTAGTAGAAGTTTACG
Coding sequences within it:
- the LOC132032633 gene encoding ACT domain-containing protein ACR4-like, which encodes MDDEYEKFIRRMNPPRVVIDNESCKNATTIQVDSANKHGILLEVVQVLTDLNLVITKAYISSDGGWFMDVFNVTNQEGNKITDEAMLDYIMKSLGPDSCFASSMRRSVGVTTGMDHTSIELIGSDRPGLLSEVSAVLTNLKCNVLNAEVWTHNTRAAAIMQVTDEENGGAITDPEKLSMMKKLLCNVLRGSNKLRDAKTIVSDGVSHTERRLHQLMFADRDYERMADEGLDDKDRPNVNVVNWQDKDYSVVTIRCKDRPKLLFDTICTLTDMQYVVFHGNVDAGGPVAHQEYCIRHIDGSPVKSDAERQRVIQCLEAAIERRVSEGLKLELCTTDRVGLLSNVTRIFRENSLTVTRAEVTTRAGKALNVFYVRDSSGYPVDAKIIESVRQTIGQTILRVKGNIEGLNPVPQESPTRFLFGGLFKSRSFCNFGLVRSYS